CAAGGCCAGCACAAACATGGCTGCGGATACGGCAGCGATACACCGGGTTCGGCGAGTAAAGGTTCTCCTCTTCATGCTTCACCTCCTTGCCAAGAGTTCCCTTCTGATATGAAATGAAAATGCTGATCCGGGGTGTCGACTGCCCCGGGCTCTCGCGCAGAGGACCCTGGTGGGGCGGGGGAGTAGCCTATACAGGATCCCCCATACCTGTCAAGATGAAACCCTCGACCTCTGTTTTTACAGAGCATTAGGAGGCAATGGACCGAAACTTCAAGAAGGAAGAGCGGCGCGCTCTTACGGTCTGAGAGGCCTGCGGGACGGATGACCGCCGGACAGAGGAAGGCATGAAGAGGGAGTGTTTAAAAGAGAAAGGCCCCGTCAATTGACGGGGCCTTTGGCAAAGCAGGCTGGCCTTAGTTCTTGAGGCCGTAAAGGGCGAGGATCTTTTCGGTATACTTCGTCAGGCTCTCCCGGGTCTCCTTGCCGGCCTTCTCCAGAAGATTTTGAAGGTTCCCGGTGAACCGGGTCAGGGCCTCCAGCTGGGCATCCCCGAGGTTCGTGAACTTTTCTCCCTCCCCCCAGTAGAGGCTCACCACTTTTTGGGGAAAAGCCATCGGATCCTTCGGAAATTCCTGAGCCACAGCCCACTGACGGTTCAAGACGTCCCTGGCCTCTTCAGACGCGCGCCGGATCGTTCCCTGGACCTCGTCCAGATACTGAACGCCTTCCCGCGCGATGGCGGCGTTGGCATCGACCGTCCGGCCCGAGACGTCCCGCTGGACCTCGCCAGCCAGGGATAAGGCCCCCAGCGCTTTATCAACTGTCTCGGTCCACGCCTCATTCGCCTTGGTGCTGATCTCTGTGAAATCGGGCTGATTCATAACATCCCTCCTTACCTTACGTTATCAGTGTTTACCCATAATCTCTTCTTGGCCAACCCAAGAGGATCAGGACGTTCTGTTAGGGAATATAACACCCTGCGTCATACCTGTCAAGTATTTTTTGCGTTGCATTATAAAAAATAATGCTGTGAGCCAATTAATTGATTTTAAAGCATTTTGCTGGATGTATGGATGCGAGAGACACCTTGGGGAGGACAAGACAGGTCTCGGATGAGAGAGGCGTATTGGGAAGGTGCGTCACCGAGCGCGGGAGTCCTGCTCGGCCGCGTAGGCGGATGGCTCCACAGCTTCCCTCAGGTCATCCGCGACCATCCGATCGGCGGCCAGCGGAACCCGACCCCGATAGGCGGCCCGAGCGATCATATGAGCCCCGACGGGCGCGGTGAGCAGCAGAAAACACAAAGCCAGCAACGCCTTGAGGCCGATGGGAGAGTTTCCGTACTTGACCGTGGCGGCGAGAAAAATACTACAAGCCCCAAGCGTGGTGGTTTTCGTGGTGGCATGCATCCGGCACAGCACATCGGGAAACCGGATGAGACCAATGGAGCCGGCCGCCAGAAAGAAAGTCCCGATCAGAATCAGGATCCCCGCAACGACGTCAACCAACGATATCCCCCTTTTTGATGTACTTCGCTATAGCCATAGTTCCCACAAATCCCAGGATCGCCAGGACCAGGACGACATCGATGAGTTCGACCAAGCCATCCCGAATGACCAGCAGCACGACGACGACGGCCAGGTTTGTAGAGAAGGCATCAAAGGCAACCACCCGATCAGGGACCGAGGGGCCTATCACAATGCGGTAGAGACACAGAAGAGTCGAGCAGGCCGCCACCAGGAGTGCTCCGTTCACGAGAAGTGTCATCAGTCTGCTACCTCCACTGTGTAATCTTCCAGACCCCGCCGGATCCCCTCCCGCACCTCCTCCGGGTGGGCAATGTCCAGCGTATGGATGTAGAGGGTCCGTCCATCCGGAGCGACATCCATCGTGAGGGTCCCGGGCGTGAGCGTAATGCTGTTGGCCAACAGCGTGGTCCCGAGAGGGCTCCGGTGACGGGTCGCAAAGGCAATAATCCCCGGACGGATCGGCATCTTGGGATGGAGCGCCATATAGACCACCTGCAGATTCGCCTTGAGCAGCTCGTACAGGAAGTGCGCGAGGTAGCGGAGGAAGGCCGGGATCTTCCGGAACAGACGGAGTGGAGACGGACTCCACGGAAAGAACGGGCGAAACAGCACGAGGGTGAGTGTCCCCATCAGCAATCCCATGAGGAAGTTGGCCAAGGTTATCGCCCCGCTCAGAAAGCACCACACCACGGCGAGCACGAGGGTGAGCATCCAAAGTTTGCGCTCTTTCATTGCGGCTCCACAGTGGAGGCTGTCACAGGCGGCACCTCCCGAAAAACGGCCGTGACGTAGGCCTCCGGCTGCCTCAGTTGAGCTTCCACGGCTCGCAGAAAATCGACCAGGGGGTTGAGAAATATTGTGCCGACCAGGATGACCCCGGCCAAGACAAGTCCCGATCCTTTCATGAGCCGAGGGGCCGGGTGGAGAGCGCGTCCGCTGCCTTCACGCCAAAAGATCTGTTGCCAGGCAGCAAAGAGATACCAGAGGGTCACGATGGCCAAGCCTGCCGCCAACGCCGCGAGGAATCCGTGCCCCGACTCGAGTGCGGCCTGGATGAGAAGAAACTTGGCGAAAAAGCCGAGGAGGGGGGGGACTCCGGCAATGCCCATAGTCCCGATCAGAAAAGCACCTGCCGTCCAGGGCATCTGCCGGGCAAGTCCCCCCATGCCTCCCATCTCCCTCGTCCCCGTCGCCTCAATGACAACCCCTGCCGTGAGGAAGAGCATCGCCTTGGACAGGGCGTGATTCACGATAAAGAGGAGTGTACTCAGGAGGGCGAGGGGGGTTCCGATCCCGAGGCCCAAGATGATGTAACCCATCTGGCTCACGCTCGAATACGCCAGGAGGCGCTTGACGTCCGACTGGGCGAGGGCTCCACAAGCCCCCACCACCATAGTGACCGCCGCAAGGGCCAAAATCCACTCCTGCGCGTCGGGCCGGAGGGGGACAAAGATCACACTGGAAACTCGGAGAATACTGTATGCGCCCACCTTGATCAGGACGCCGGAAAGCATGGCACTGATCGGGGTCGGGGCACTCGAGTGGGCGTCAGGCAGCCAGAAGTAAAACGGAAACATTGATGCCTTTACCCCGAAGACCGCGATGAAGAGGAGGAAGATGGTGGGGAGGGGGCCCGGCTCCTGAAGCCCCCCGATCTTGAGACTGAGATCGGCCATGTTCAAGGTTCCCATGACGCCGTACAGCCCGCCCACCGCCAATAAAAACACCGCAGAGGCAATGAGGTTGATGGTGGCGTATTTGAGCGAGGCCTCGAGCTGATAGTCCTCACCACCAAAGGCCACCAGGGCGTAGGAGGAGATCAAGAGAATTTCGAAGAAGACAAACAGGTTGAAGATGTCCCCGGTGAGGAAGGCACCATAGATGCCCATCATGAGCAGATGGAAGAGAGGATGGTACGCGAGCCGCTGCCCCTCTTCGTCAACGTATCCCACGGAGTAGCAGAGGGCGACCAGAGCCACACCGCTCGACAGGAGGACCATCCCGCTGCTTAAGAGATCCGCCACCAGGATGATGCCGAAGGGGGGAGACCAGCTGCCCATGACGTGGACCACGGTTCCCCAGCTCCAGACGGTCCTGAGGAGGAGGAGGGCGCTGGCGAATGTGGCCCCCCCTCCGACCAGGCTCGCCAGGATCTTTCCGCGAAGGGACCGTCCGAGAAAGATCGTAACGATGGCGGTCGCCAAGGGAATCAAAACGGGGAGGACCACCAGCATTTTCATCCTCGAAGTCTCCGGATTTGATCCATGTCAACGGTTCCCGTCCGCTGATAGAGACGGTACAGGAGGACCACCATAAAGGCGGTCACCCCGAAGCTGATCACGATGGCGGTGAGGACCAGCGCCTGCGGTAACGGATCGACGTACAACCCGCCGCCAGGCCCGATGATGGGCGGACGATTTCCGGCAAAGCCCCCAGAAGTAACGAGCAAGAGATTTGCCGCGTGAGAGATGAGGGAGAGACCAATGATGACCTTCAGCGCATTGCGACGGAGGACGAGGAACGCCCCGGTCCCGAAGAGGACCCCAATAGTAATGGCAAGTAAGGTCGTCACGCCGTCTCCCTTCCCAGCAGCGATATGACGGTCAAGGTGACCCCGACTACGATGAAGTACACCCCTACATCAAAGACGAAGGCCGAAACAACCTCGACTTCCCCGAAGATGGGGAGATGCAGGTGCAGGATGCCGCTCTTGAGAAATCCCCATCCCAAAAAAAGGCTGCCCAGGCCGGTGCCGAGCGCGAGGGTCAGCCCGAGGGCCACCAGGCCGAGATAGCTGGACGGGGTAACGCGTTGCACTTCCCGCATCCCAAACACGATGTACTGTAACACCAGGGCCGCCGCGGTCATGAGGCCGGCGATGAACCCTCCCCCCGGATTATTGTGGCCCGCCAAGAGGAGATACAGCGAAAAGAGGAAGATGACGGGAAAGGACCACTGGGTGATCGTCTCGGCAATGACCGTCGTTGGCCGCGTCATCGCGTATCCTTTCTGCTGAGCAGGGTGAAGACACCCAGAAGAGCGATGGCCAAGACCGTAACCTCCCCCAGGGTGTCGTATCCGCGGAAGTCGATGAGGATCACATTGACCACGTTTCTGCCGCCTCCCCCAGGGACACTTTCACGGAGAAAGAACTCTGCGATCGAAGGGAAATACCCTTGGCCGGCGGTGGCCAAAACGACCGCCGTCACCGCGCCACCCACCACGGTGGCCAAAAGTCCGTCCCGCAGCAGGCGACCGCGAGAGGCCTGTTCCGGAATAAACGGAGGAAGACGATAGATCACCAACAGAAAAAGGACGAGGGAGGCGGTCTCGATGAGGATCTGGGTGAGAGCGAGGTCCGGGGCGTACAGGAGGATGAAGAGAATCCCCACAAGAAATCCCACCCCTCCGAGCAGAATTACCGCGGGGAGTGGTCGAGGAGCGAAGACCACTGCAATGCTGGCCACGACCGTCAGGATGAGCAGGATCCCCTCGTAGGAGAGGACCGATCGCGCCTCTACAGGGATGAGGGAGACCCGATTCCAAATGAAGGTGGAGAGGACGACCAGGCTCAGAAAGGAGAGAATCCAGAGCAGGTATTGTCTGAGAAAGCCCGATTGGAGCCAGAGCGAAACGTCCCTCCCCGACCGCGACAGGACCTGGAGACTGCCTTTGTAGGTGCTCTCCAGGCTGAGCCGGGAAAAAACATCTCCCTGCCACCGCTGGATCCCCAACCATGCGGGATAGAGGATGAGGCCGGCCGCAATGGTGATGACACTCATCAGCAGGGGTGCTCCGAAGCCGTGCCAGAGGGCTAAGTCGACGTGTACGTTTTGCCTGAGAATGCCAGAAGCCATAGGCTCGAGGAGGAAGTGATCCGCGGGAGCCGGCCAAAGCCCGAGGAAGGGATTGAGCGCGGCCAGAATGAACGGCGACCACCGCATCCCCAGCGGAGCCTCGTGGGGATGTTTGGGGGGATGCCCGGGCTCCCCGAAGAAGACCCCATAGACGAGCCGCAACGAATACGCAAACGTGAAGGCCGATCCTGCCACCGCGAGGACAGGCAACAGGACCCGCTCCGCACCGCCGGTCACGTCCAGCGTGGCCGCATAAAAGAGCTCCTTGCTCACAAAGCCCCCAAAGGGCGGCAAGCCAGCCATGGCGGCCGCCGAGACCAGGGTAAAAACCGCTGTCCAGGGCATCGCCCGCCACAGGCCTCCCAACTGGCTCAACCGTCTCGTCCCGGTTTCATGTTCCACCATTCCCACGCACAGGAACAAGGCTGCCTTAAAGGCCGCGTGGTTCATGAGGTGGAAGGACCCCGCCACCACCCCCTGGCGGGTCCCCAGGCCGTACAGCGCCATAATCAGCCCCAGCTGGCTCACCGTGGAGTACGCCAGCATGGCCTTCAAATCGTCCTGGGCTAACGCCAAGAATCCCCCGACACACAGGGTAAGGATGCCGACCCCTCCGACCAGGTACAGCCATGCCTCGGTCCCCGAAAGGGCCGGATGCAGGCGCGCCACGAGGTACAGACCGGCCTTGACCATCGTCGCGGAGTGCAGATACGCACTCACCGGCGTCGGGGCTTCCATGGCGTTGGGGAGCCAGATATGAAAGGGGGTCTGGGCCGACTTGGTCATGCATCCGAGGAACACCAGACCGAGGATGGGCAGATAGAGGGGGCTGGCGCGGATGATGTCGCCTTGGCTCAGGACCGACTGTATGTCCCAGGATCCGGTGACCTGATGCAAGAGGATGAACCCGATGAGCATGGCCATCCCGCCGCCCGCGGTGATCAGGAGGGCCTGGGTCGCTCCGTAGCGTGAGGCCTCTCGGTGGTCCCAGAACCCAATGAGGAAGAATGAAGAGAGGCT
The window above is part of the Candidatus Methylomirabilota bacterium genome. Proteins encoded here:
- the mnhG gene encoding monovalent cation/H(+) antiporter subunit G, with amino-acid sequence MVDVVAGILILIGTFFLAAGSIGLIRFPDVLCRMHATTKTTTLGACSIFLAATVKYGNSPIGLKALLALCFLLLTAPVGAHMIARAAYRGRVPLAADRMVADDLREAVEPSAYAAEQDSRAR
- a CDS encoding monovalent cation/H+ antiporter complex subunit F, producing MTLLVNGALLVAACSTLLCLYRIVIGPSVPDRVVAFDAFSTNLAVVVVLLVIRDGLVELIDVVLVLAILGFVGTMAIAKYIKKGDIVG
- a CDS encoding Na+/H+ antiporter subunit E; this encodes MKERKLWMLTLVLAVVWCFLSGAITLANFLMGLLMGTLTLVLFRPFFPWSPSPLRLFRKIPAFLRYLAHFLYELLKANLQVVYMALHPKMPIRPGIIAFATRHRSPLGTTLLANSITLTPGTLTMDVAPDGRTLYIHTLDIAHPEEVREGIRRGLEDYTVEVAD
- a CDS encoding proton-conducting transporter membrane subunit, whose protein sequence is MKMLVVLPVLIPLATAIVTIFLGRSLRGKILASLVGGGATFASALLLLRTVWSWGTVVHVMGSWSPPFGIILVADLLSSGMVLLSSGVALVALCYSVGYVDEEGQRLAYHPLFHLLMMGIYGAFLTGDIFNLFVFFEILLISSYALVAFGGEDYQLEASLKYATINLIASAVFLLAVGGLYGVMGTLNMADLSLKIGGLQEPGPLPTIFLLFIAVFGVKASMFPFYFWLPDAHSSAPTPISAMLSGVLIKVGAYSILRVSSVIFVPLRPDAQEWILALAAVTMVVGACGALAQSDVKRLLAYSSVSQMGYIILGLGIGTPLALLSTLLFIVNHALSKAMLFLTAGVVIEATGTREMGGMGGLARQMPWTAGAFLIGTMGIAGVPPLLGFFAKFLLIQAALESGHGFLAALAAGLAIVTLWYLFAAWQQIFWREGSGRALHPAPRLMKGSGLVLAGVILVGTIFLNPLVDFLRAVEAQLRQPEAYVTAVFREVPPVTASTVEPQ
- a CDS encoding Na(+)/H(+) antiporter subunit C; this encodes MTTLLAITIGVLFGTGAFLVLRRNALKVIIGLSLISHAANLLLVTSGGFAGNRPPIIGPGGGLYVDPLPQALVLTAIVISFGVTAFMVVLLYRLYQRTGTVDMDQIRRLRG
- a CDS encoding Na(+)/H(+) antiporter subunit B (subunit B of antiporter complex involved in resistance to high concentrations of Na+, K+, Li+ and/or alkali; in the case of S. meliloti it was proved to be involved specifically with K+ transport) yields the protein MTRPTTVIAETITQWSFPVIFLFSLYLLLAGHNNPGGGFIAGLMTAAALVLQYIVFGMREVQRVTPSSYLGLVALGLTLALGTGLGSLFLGWGFLKSGILHLHLPIFGEVEVVSAFVFDVGVYFIVVGVTLTVISLLGRETA
- a CDS encoding proton-conducting transporter membrane subunit, with the translated sequence MILLLVVLLCPFFAAALTPLVARVLGTRTGWWAAGVALGNTLALLSLLPDVLHGTTLTYTLRWVPLLDANLTLMVDGLSLFFALLISFAGCLIMAYGRFYLDPREEHGKFFTYMLLFMGSMLGVVLTDNLIALFVFWELTSLSSFFLIGFWDHREASRYGATQALLITAGGGMAMLIGFILLHQVTGSWDIQSVLSQGDIIRASPLYLPILGLVFLGCMTKSAQTPFHIWLPNAMEAPTPVSAYLHSATMVKAGLYLVARLHPALSGTEAWLYLVGGVGILTLCVGGFLALAQDDLKAMLAYSTVSQLGLIMALYGLGTRQGVVAGSFHLMNHAAFKAALFLCVGMVEHETGTRRLSQLGGLWRAMPWTAVFTLVSAAAMAGLPPFGGFVSKELFYAATLDVTGGAERVLLPVLAVAGSAFTFAYSLRLVYGVFFGEPGHPPKHPHEAPLGMRWSPFILAALNPFLGLWPAPADHFLLEPMASGILRQNVHVDLALWHGFGAPLLMSVITIAAGLILYPAWLGIQRWQGDVFSRLSLESTYKGSLQVLSRSGRDVSLWLQSGFLRQYLLWILSFLSLVVLSTFIWNRVSLIPVEARSVLSYEGILLILTVVASIAVVFAPRPLPAVILLGGVGFLVGILFILLYAPDLALTQILIETASLVLFLLVIYRLPPFIPEQASRGRLLRDGLLATVVGGAVTAVVLATAGQGYFPSIAEFFLRESVPGGGGRNVVNVILIDFRGYDTLGEVTVLAIALLGVFTLLSRKDTR